CTGGAACACACTGTCCCTACGGTGAAGTATGATGCTGGTGGTGTGATGCTGTGGTAAGGCTAATCTACAGCAGGGACAAGACAGCTGATCAGTAAATCCAGGAAAATCTTCCAAAAAAATCTGGTAGAGTCTGCAAAAGGCTAAAGATTTTCAGCTGTTGAAATCAGCTTTACATATTGGACTTTATATtgacatgttaaaaaatgactaaccTCAGCTGATACTGATATCAATATTATGCATCCCTAAACTTTActattatgtgctactttgttttGGACTACCCAACTGctaatcccaatgaaatacattcaTATTTCAGGTTGTAATGTAACAGAAACGGAAAAGGATCAAGAGGAAGAAATAGTTGTTGAAAATCTTCCTGCAATCCCATGAAAATATGATCGCCGATGTATTTTagacagacattttaaattgttttccacTTGATCAGAGGAGAAATTAAAGTGACATTTAAGCTGACAGGCCGTTTGCTCGCCGTCAGGCCACCTACGCCGaggaaacatgtttgttcttcgtCTTGTGAAGTGCTGAGATCAGAGCCAGAAGCCTTTTCCTGATTCCTGATAACGATCCCTGTGAAGCCGTCTGTGAACGCCGGGATCAAACAGCTTAAATGTTACCCCTGTACTTCATCTGTTGGTGTAAAATCAGTGTCACAAAGACCCGACAGAACAGTTCATGTTTGCTGCCCTGCTAAACATCAGGGCATAAACTAAATGGAATAAGTAATTTCAGTGCTTCATGGGCCTGGTTTTAACCAAAtggtttttttccacattaataCATAATAACATATTAAGTTAATTCTAAGCATTAAGACACAAGAATTAGAGAGAAGTGCACAAACTTGCATCTCAGTTGGACATATTCAACATGGACGTTGGTTTGACAAATACGGAAATGCAATTTCTCTTGCTGGTGCAAGAAGATGATGTGCAggaacaaaaagtaaaaatgtttatgttagAGCAGAAATATCTCAATGACAGATGGCCTTGAAGAAATGCTGGGATATTTTAGTCCAAGCATCAGTCCCTACAGCTTCTGTTCTGACCACAAATACAAATGTAGTTTCTGTCTCTGAACAGGAAAACATTAACGCCGGGCTTTCCTTCGCTTCTTCAAAGAACCCCGACTCCGGCTGCGACTGTGGGACCCAAAGATGGAGTTCCACGATGAGCTCCGGCTGTAGCTTCTGTAGGAAGAGTAGCTGCGACTGCAACTGCGACTGCGGCTGTGACTGCGACTGCGGCTTCGTGTGAAGAGGCTGCTCCATGACGACACGCTGGTGGAGCGGCTGCTGGCGGAAGGGCTGGGTCTGAAGTAAGGTATGGGTCGCTTCCTGGCACTGTGGAGATTTGGGAAACAAACAGAGTAGCAAACAGAAGAGTTCATGCTGGCCTGCAGTGACCCAGGTCTCTTGACGTGCTTTGTTTGTCCCACACATGGTGCTGAACATTATATAACAACCAGTTTCGCTTCAGTAACATATTGCTCAAGTCTAGTAATTAATTCAGAGGCAACTGTGTAAACCTGAGTTATATTGTCATAGTTCATTTAGCAAAAGGTTTTTCCTGGTATCCCTGCCAAGGAAGCCATACTTGTTTACTCTTTAACTTTGCTGTAATGAATTTTGCCATTTAACACGTGTAATTGATGTCGAGGGTGTCTGCGCATCctgaaaaagtcttaaaaagtcaTGTACTTAATATTAAGGCCTTAAGCTgtcttaaattaataaaataaagtgcaagTAGGCCATAAATACATTCATCACAGgtcttatattttgttttggcaaGAATATTTACTCTAATGTAATTTGTTCTTGGTCTTTTtggtcaggcaaaagtttgagtccaCTGCTCAGACATCTTTACAGTGCTCTGTGACTTGAGGCGATTGAGACTACCGCTAACTTGCTGCTAACACACGCTTGATAGCTTCTAGCTAGCTAGTGTTTTTGCGTCTATCATGGGTAAGTGTAAATTTGTCACCAGTTAGCTGGACGGTATTTGATTTTGCCACTGGCTTTATTTTCACCACTGTAGATGAAAGTGAAGTAAGAAGCACAAAGCCACTGCCAAGAGCCACAAACAGACCCCagaaattttagtttttgttacgCTTGGTTGTATTACAATAGGATCCCCCAACCAATCCTTGTATtgtatttatactttatttttaaatttcattaaaaataccACCTTGAGTCAGAGATTGGgctatgtttaaaaaaaaaaagtgactatTGCACAAGCTAACCTTGGggagattttatatttattcattttccatttttgcagaattgtttgCACTGTAGAATAATGGAACTAAAAATTATTGCCTTTAAATCAATCAGAAATTGACTTAGAAACCTTCCCGGGCCGCTATGCTAAATTGGTGGCTGTTGTCTTAAGGCCTTAGCATTGCATTAAGGCAACCCTTTATACGACAAAGGAGCAAACTCAAAACCCTCTGCTTTCATAGTGGTTGTCATGGTTACTGGTAATCTGTTAATAAAAGTGGATATGATCAGCATCATGCGGCAGCTCTGGTTTCTGCTTATTCCTCAGTTTTTTTCCTATAATTCTTTTGCCAGcaacagatattttatttttcctgtgaCTAAATGATGATTGATGTAAAAGGAATGCTCTGTTGTAACACCAAGTTTTAATAAtacagtgaaatattttgtttatccTGTACTTGTACTATATTTTTTCCTAAAGGAAGATTAAgtacacaaaaacagaaagccGTCTTATCCAATagtaaaactttattcatttttaaaacataatttggattcaaattatgtttttgtgttttcttttatgtgatttaatttcaaagtttGCATTAACATGTAACGTGTCCATCTAAGCTGTTAAAACGATGAGATTTTTTGGCAATGAAAATGTGCAGGAATAAAGGATCAGGGCAGACTAAAATCAGCTGTACCTTGTGATGCGGCGCGCTTCCAGATGGCTTGGAGagtctctcctcctcttcctcatagGAGAGTAGGACTTGCGTCTTCGTCTTTTTCCACTAACCTTATGCATGTGCTTCAGATTTGTCTCTCTGGAACTGGACTGCCGCTTCCTGTCTCGTAGTCTGGGGAACCAGATTCAACAGTGTGAACATTTAATTACCAACGTCAGCGTAGGTTTATTTCTGTACAGCGCTTAAAAAGAGACATTAGCAGCTGTAAACATTTAGTAAAACTCACCTATCAGCACTGTATTTGGAGTAGCTTCCTCTGGAGCTCAAGCTGACCAAGCTGCCTCTTCGCCTCACATCTGATGAGTTACTCAGGGAACGAGAGTACGAGCTGCGGCAAGAGAGGTGAGCAAATACTGAAAGTACTATCTCTGGTAGAATCCTGCTGGACAGCGTGTAATTGCGATATTAGATAAAGTACCTGCAAGAAGACATCGAAGGGCTTCGAGAATAGCGTCCAGAGTACCTGGAAGTCCCTGAAGATCTGCTCCTACTGCTGGAGGAGGACTGCGTTTTCCGCCGCTTTCGCGACGACCTGCTCCTCCTCTGCGCACATCGAGCTGCCTTCGGGCATCTCACAACTTCTTCCTCACATCCCAAGGTTATCTGCCCACTGCAAAGAAAgcataaagacattttaagggtTGGGAGTGATCAATCGTTAAAATGAGGTTTTAAAATTAGGTTCTATTAAAAGGTTGCAATAAGTTCTCTTACCTGCACCTTGATTTCTACGCCCAGTAAACAACTCTAGTCTAGAGAGTTGTCATAACTTCTTATGTGAACACTATTTTATGAGGTTTTGAGCTATGGTCATGCTCGCGTCAGAGGTgtatttacaaagaaaactatgattatttacacagaaaatggAGATTGGAGAACACCAATAATTTTCTGTGTAAAGCACAAGGCAACAAAACATGTAGAGTGCTTTCAGTATCTTTTATATGAAGATGGTAAATAAAGCAGTGGTATTTTAGCTGCTGTTTTATTGAGTTTTATGTCACATTACTTTTCTAACAGACAGTTACTCTGAATGCAGTCGTCTTACTTGTTCCATTCTCAGTGTTTCACACTGGAAGGTCATTAATGGCACACAGCCTCTTACCTTTACCTCCCATGTAAATAATGATTggtcttattaaaaataattgcacaATGCAAAAATACCCACAGTTTAAAGGCTAATAAAATACTGTTTGCAAAAAAGCAACTGTGATATTTTTAGAACTGCCTTTAGCATTAGCCTGAAGTACCAATTAATCTGGATTAGCACTAAATGTGGACGGAAAGAGAGCCATTTAGTGCCTGATtgctttttaattgaaaatcaCTTCAAAAAATGTGAGCTACCTTACTTATCTGGTAAGTGCTAGTAAAGTAACCAGATATAGAAAACGTCAGAAACATACACTAAGTTCCAAAAATACACAGTAAGTTCTACAAAGTATGCTATGACTCCCTGGCAAGTCCCTGGTAAGTTTTAAGATAGCAACCAGCAAGCTTTATGAaggtaaaaatacaaacaagaaaCCTTGCAAGTTCTGAAAACTGAACTCTACATTTTCAGCAAGTATCTGTAAGTTCCAGGAAAGTATCTGGTAGGTTTTGGGGAAATTACCAGTAAAATTAAGGAACATATTAAGTTAGTTCTGAAAGTTTGCAGCAAGTTATAGAAAATTAACTGTTAAATCCTATTAAAGTCcattgtagttttaaaacagaaagtgtTAAGTTCTGGTAGAATAATTTATAAAGCTGAGAAAAGTTCCAGGAAAGTACCTGCTAAGTTTTAGTAAAGTACCTGGTAAGTTCTTTAAAGTACCTTGtaggatttgaaaaaaaaagcctttaatttctgaaaaactgtGCCGGACTGGAAATTTCAAATGACTGTGAAcacagaatttttttccccaaagaatCATGGACACATTTTAATTGGTAATACAATCCAAACACAATGTTCACCTCTTGCTGTTTCCACTGAAAACGGTAGCAGAGAAGCCATGTTCCCCATACGGTTTGCATGAGGAAGCGTAGCTTGTCACAGAGTTCCCTGAATCGGAGCCGTTGTCTCTGTCAGCAAAGCGTTGCTTCTCAGGAGGTGAGGTAAGACGTTGACAGCAGTTCCTCTGGTTTTCAGCGACACTTGCTCGAGAAACACCAGTTTTGCTGGATGGAGGTGAGGATGTGTCGTTACCAGAGTCGTAGTCACGTGTACCTTCAGCGTGACTCGAAAAACCCTGAGCTCCTTTCCCATTTAAAAGCTCGCTTCCAGGCTTCAACGACAAAATCTGCGAACAGACAAAGAGGCAACAGCTTAAACCCCAATTTGCATGGAACAGAACCTGCTACCTGCTTTGATTTACTCTGAATACACTAGTGCAAAGGCACATATCCCATTGAAAGCACagtagagatttatttttttcttgggacaaaaagctttgaaataGAAAGATATCATGCAAATTTGAAGCATGCGATTAACCTCGAAAGAAAGTTTGAACTCAACTAAAGTCGAAGAAATcaacaagaaaactgttttgtaaaaagaaCTGCACTTAAACAATTATATGGAAgggagaagaaaatagcagagaagaacaaaagaatctatgtgtgaaaaaaaactacCAGCTCTAACTCCAGTGAAGAGGAAAACAGAGTAAACAATAACCCCATTGAAAAgcctcatttaaaaaacattgaacaaacatcacaaaaatgggtttatatagaaaagaaaaggattgCAGACTAAGAAAGATCCCACCAGTCTAACTAAGAAAGCCCTCAGAATAGGACAGATGATTGCTTTTCTCTCTCCTGtaagaatacattttaagcCTTCAGCGACCTACAAGTAAATCCCTGAATCTGCAGATAGCAGCGACTTACCAATCAAGATTTCCTCCTTAAGTAGGtaaggtgtaaaaaaaaaagggaagagcGGGCAACATAAGTGCATCATTAGAGTCgtaaattgcataaaaaaaagacaataaccCTCTCTTCAAACTCAGAGCCAgttagatttatgttttttacatcgttttgttgttttctgggGGTGGATATGCAGCTCCCTCCACACTTGGCATGCTTCATAAATGCACGTAAAAACCCTTCAATTACATCACTTTCTCTTCTAGTAGCATCATCTCAGAATGAGTAATTTAGAAGAAACaacctttaatttcagaatatttaacacgcagaacaaaaaaaaaaaaaaaaaaaaaacattttcagtttattggTAAAAGTCATCaggttttaatttcaaatgtcCATGAAACcatgttttcaaaaaggttTCCAGAGTTAAAAAAAGGCCACCAATATGACATCATCTCCTTTACTTAACGGTATTGagtgttttggtctcatttgaaCAAACAGTAATTGGTCCTccaaaaaatctctttttctctgttattgCTTTATTACTGCAAAGATTCTTGTCACTATTTCCTGATTAATACACATCTGCTTTACCAGAATGGTACgttcttttgtctttcctaTTTTGAAGAGTGACTTCCGGAAATGGGACTTCTTTGtcacaggaagcaggaagttaaTAGAACAATCATCTTTTACTGACACTCTAGTCGGCCTTCAGAAGGAAAAtttgttatgtttatttcaaaaacaaataagcttaatatattttttaaatatagaactttttttccccactgtaCATTGTTCAAAGGTTGTATTTCTCTAAAGCGTTCAGACTGACAATATGTCTCTGCCATGAAAAAAGTTGAATTAATTTAAGGCTATTTGCACATTCAGTGCCTGGAACAGCTGctagtttttttatgtattgcaAAATAACAACAGATGCAAAAAgttggtgcaaaaaaaaaaaaaaaaactttattgggCCCTATCTTCCAGAAGGTTTTTGCAGTCATCAGTCAACACAGCATCCACAAGGGACACATAAACAAATCTTCTACCATCCTAAGAGTTTCACACAATCTGTTCACACTTGGGGCTAAAAggtttcacacattttaaacataGACATTCTTCTATCAACACAGATGCCTTCCAGAAAATATTGACTCTTTTAAAAATCCCTGAGTTGTTCTTTTGTCAAAGATAACAAatggccatttttaaaaataaatttcaatttatagagtctgtaaataaatgcatttagctaattagatgtgttttttttatctacttgTAAACCGcttataaatatatacaatcACTATGGTGTATTACTGTATACTTCAGTGTGTAAAGTTCCCTTAAAgactacaaaataaatgttggcaTGATTggataaatgaattaatttactGAATTTCAATTAAAACCATTTGGTGTGTAATTAAAACATCCATATTTTCAATTAGCATAATTTAATGATTGCTGGGGAGAAATTAAAGATGTTTCATGCTTCACCAAGCAGGAGACAATTGGTTTAAGGACATAGCTGTTATTATAAGGCTCTAAAGAACCCTGAGAAAATTCAACATTAAGCAGCAGAACAGTTTCCAGCTGCTCACTGTGAGATTTAGGTAAGGATGGACTAAAGATGTTCTAAActagtaatatttttataatttcaatCAGAATACTGTTAGAGAACACCAAATTTAAGGCTTAAGAAAAAcgtaaaaaacactttatttagcTTTGGGGATGatagtttctttctttaaaaaaaagaaagaaactatcATAACTGCagtaataaacttttttttattactgcagttagcattagcttttacTGAAGCAgaagccatattggattttgaagAGGCAATTGGTGACAAACTTTTGACTTTCTACATCATAATCTTTATTCAGGAGGAGTTCTAGATGATTGTTCGAAATTAGTTCATTTCCAACTTTTACgtacaaaacataaaagcatgTATACATTAGACTGGTATTTGAAAAGCTTTACACTTGAAGGGAAAGGAGGTAATGGGGTTGCAATTTCCCTAGCAGATTTTCAGTATACATCATAAGAAGGCTTGTAAAGAAAGTGACTCATTATTGTATCACCAAGAGACGTTTGTGGaaaaaaccccacctgtttttataaagtttttatttttttaatttcgaGGATGTTTCAACAGTTAAGAATCAGCTTATCCTCCATCCATGGTTTAGCACTGAATACTGAGGAGGAAAGGAGAGCGCACACAtccaatgcaaaaaaaaaagaaaaaaaaaggggggggggattAAATGATTGCTTGGTTTTGAAGAATACAGAAAATTGAAATAACTAGCACTCCAAAAACATATAAAGGTTTTAACTGTTGTCAGgaatgctaaaaaaaagaatgtattCCTGACAATTGCAAGTAGCCGAAACGTGTACCTTTTTTACCTACATTAAAACCTTTGGAATGCTGGTTATTTCcttcttctttcattttgtttggcaCTGAATCTTCGCAGgtggtgaaaaaaatcaaatatttgataaGAAACCATATAAAACAACCTTGGTTTGAATTGAAAAGGttgaataaatgaaaagtttcaGTATTGTCAGAGGTGTTTCAAACTGGACCactaaactttttaccaaaaccCAAATAATTGTGAAACTATTTAATCTCttactaaaactttttctcttCATGCCAGATTGGACCAAGGACTAACAATTGCCTTTTTCCCAGTAAAATAAAGGGAGAATCTCAGTATGTCTCACTGTTTAGAGGCTCCGTCTTCTATTagactaaatataaataaatatttgaaaatgaccTGGACTGAACCTTCTACAGCACACACTTTGTTTGCAAACTATAGTAATAACCAACAGATAAAAAGCCTATACTTATGAAATCAAAGATTTTAGTCACTTTGTTCAAACAATATCTGCAGTTGGTGacactgtaaaagaaaaacagatggcCATTATGTTTCTGTGCTGCCTTCTAGGGTTTAAATTTGTCGCATATTTCTAGTTTTGGTAATTTGACTATCATTTATCACAGGTATATAAACATCtttatatttatgcatttcCCACGtggtttatttgcatgtttttttttttagttctgttAAATCTTTATGTGCGGCTGTGAAATCCACtcctgatgtttttaaatgcttcagGACCATTGTGATTTAGCACAGTAGTAAACGTAAAACACATCATTACTATCCTCCGCACCACTTCGGCTTCACACCTGTGTTGAAAAGCTTTCCTATATAAAGGTAAACAGCTTTTACATGTGATGCTTTGAGATACATCTTGCAATTCACACCTTAAACAGCTTTGTGTAATTGCACCATAAATATAGAAATCTAAAGCAACTTTAACGTAGTGAATTTTGAGATATGCATGTGAATATagcttagaaaacaaaaaacataaacagtttgACATGTCCAGACCAGAGGAACTAATTTGAACCTGCGGCAGCATTGTAAAACTTGGAAACTGTACTTACGGTGCCCGCTGAGAGGATGGAGCGATATTTAGGAGCCGTTTTACACACAGATTTAGATGCATGTCTCCACTTTGCTTCGGTGGGGTTCAGCGCTGCTCGGGTTTCCTCTCCAGCCCCTCCCATGGCTCTGAAAGCCTGACGAACCACAGACTTCTGCAGGTGTCTGTGGGGAAATGCTTTGGTTAGTTGACTCTACAACACAGAATTATGTTAGCGATGCCTGCGACTCGTCTTAGCTGACAAGCGCATTTGATGTTAATGAAGCATATATGAGGGTGCAGTTGTTTTTGTGGTAAAACACAATGTAATTACTGTTACACAACCgaaaaagaagaagagtttCAGTTGTATTTTAAGTACAAGTTGtgagattttaattaaaagtgtgAGGTTTGATTGTATTTGTCCCCAAAATTGTTGGCAACCACCGAGCtttatagattttgttttctaattattttagcTCAGACAACAATAAACTTGTTTTACCTCATTTAAAATCTAGgtgtgttttaataataatgagtTTCTTGTCGTGTTTTAGTTTAATTGTGAGGCCACCTTGTTTCCGTTTTCTGATTTGAATGCTAAATCAGTGCTAACTTCACCTGCTGTGTAGCTCatacattgcaaaaacacaaaaagcatttttttagtgcagtttctagtgcaaatatcttagtacacttgaaatagagcaaaactaactcacaagtaactttttggcAGGACATAGGAGCTTGCTTTAGGTCAGTATATTTTCCGCTGGCAAATCATTTAACTtataaaaggtaaaaatgtccaattataagtgaaatattctgtTAGGGTGACaggtattttttcatcaatattacgGAATTagttacttaaaacaagcttcaatGTCTTGCTGAATGGCTTagttgtaaattagttttgtcttatttcaggtatagtaacatatttgcactagaaactaggccaaaaGTATTaaggttttgagtttttgcagtttaacaaataaagttaTCCCATAGGtctaaattaattattatttctttacaaGAAATCTTCACAGCTTGTTGTACGCATGTACTTGTGATTATTTGTCTAACAATAAGGCTCACCACCCAGGGTGGCATCTCTTTGGTGGCTGCAAATgactaagaaaaaaacattatgtgcCAGTTGTGCCTGCAAAGAGTTCAGTGTTTCTTTTGGAGCATCCCATCAATTAAGGTCAAAGGTggtttaacatttaaagttaaTCTATTATATATAAGTGTAATATTCTTCTACTAAGAACAATCCAAGCTAATGTAAGTATATATGAATGTTCATTCATTGTTTTggaatattttgtatttatttttctcaaacttGTGTAAATCATTATTTTGAACCAGATTTTGTGATGGACTCATTGCAATTTgttcaaatgtgtttaaaacacaCATGTTTCATATGTAGGGTGTTTAACTAGGAAAATTGTGTGTgcattgcatttcttattttacatattttattttggggcttttaaatgaacattttgttgcTTAACTTGCAGGATATGTGGCCTGCTTCACCTGGCAATGGAGCTTACAATAGAAATCCGTCCAGTTCTGCAATAAAGGGCGTTAAAccttttgttaaatttaaaatgttcataactGTCTACTGTCATTTgagaaataaatacagtaaatgtgAAACTGAGAGATGAATGCTACTGATTATCATACTACTTATTTAATACACGCTGCCTCACTATTTTGTCTCAATgtgttatatatttataaaccTCTAGCATTCTCTTTTATTAAATACTGTACTCTATGTGAGTCCTGCCGTCTTCCCTGAGTTTTTATCCTGAACTCATTAGTCagatttactgttttaaattttacataaaattttactgttttacatttcttatttacaaTACAACAATCTGCATCAAACTGGAGTTAAAGTGAAAGAATTACCCCTTTTATCCAGCAATTCCACTAGCAATTACTCAAAtgtaatcagaaaaaaaagccacacCACAGAACCTCTTACATATCACCGAAACCCCAATATTTCACTCTATTTCGTCCTAACTGAGTGAATTGATCAGAGAAGTGAATTTGTGGCCATTTTCTGTGAGGTCGTGATAAGAGTTGGGTATACTGGAGCAGGAGGAAGTCACCTCTGTCTTATCAGTTTGTGCTGCAGTGAGACCAAGACGCCTCACGCTGATAAGAAAGAAGTGTTGGGGTTGGAGGGAGAGAAGGGGGCCCTACCTGTCCCCCGGGAAGGATCTGGAGGAGGATGCGCACGACTCCGACCTCCTGTAGTGTCGCCTCCGACGTGAGGAGTGAGTCCGTGAAC
The genomic region above belongs to Xiphophorus maculatus strain JP 163 A chromosome 12, X_maculatus-5.0-male, whole genome shotgun sequence and contains:
- the srrm4 gene encoding serine/arginine repetitive matrix protein 4 — protein: MQTPFSLKLNLSGLSGPSPTLGSEGSTATGSFLQLGEKQLFEKFWKGTFKAVATPRPESVIVASITARRRVTGSETTTSYQPLQTDDRKAADMRVDSADRNGCIKGSGRKHHSHRRARIPSFDGVLSPRAKGKKKKKKRKSERKRKRRRSPSHSLSPARKKKKKKKKSTKKSKHHRYTSKKSKHSSSSLKRKRKDERKHKKSSRTHSSRRRRHYRRSESCASSSRSFPGDRHLQKSVVRQAFRAMGGAGEETRAALNPTEAKWRHASKSVCKTAPKYRSILSAGTILSLKPGSELLNGKGAQGFSSHAEGTRDYDSGNDTSSPPSSKTGVSRASVAENQRNCCQRLTSPPEKQRFADRDNGSDSGNSVTSYASSCKPYGEHGFSATVFSGNSKSGQITLGCEEEVVRCPKAARCAQRRSRSSRKRRKTQSSSSSRSRSSGTSRYSGRYSRSPSMSSCSSYSRSLSNSSDVRRRGSLVSLSSRGSYSKYSADRLRDRKRQSSSRETNLKHMHKVSGKRRRRKSYSPMRKRRRDSPSHLEARRITSARKRPIPYFRPSPSASSRSTSVSSWSSLFTRSRSRSHSRSRSCSRSYSSYRSYSRSSSWNSIFGSHSRSRSRGSLKKRRKARR